The DNA window CGCTTCTGGGTCATTACCCTTTACCTTATGCTCCTCTTCCCCAGAATGTAGTCAAGGGACCAGAAGCTAGCTTCACCTCTGACTTTCCAGCTTCACCTCTACTCCAACTCCCAGCTTTCCTCTTGAACTACAACATATGAAGTAATTTTTGTTCTCTAGCTCAAGGttagagacaaaatgaaaatgatgccACCTGCTGGAGAACTAGATTTCCTTTATTCGGGTTGCAAAAGAGCTTTTACATCAAGATTGAGGTCTAGAAAGCCATCTTCCCGAGTTGTCCTTGCTACCTAGAGTCAACGTTCTAGCTTGCCAGGGTTCTCTagtgatttgcttttctctttcctccttctgagCCTGTATCATTGAGAAAGTGGAAATAACGCCAAATTCTGAGTTAGAAAGTGTAACATTCTTGTCTTGtctttggtcacttctttgagtTGCAGTTTTCACCTctgtaaaatagcaataataattccTGACTTCTGACCTTACCAGATTATTATTACAAGATACGAGATGCAGGAAGTTTGATAAACTAAAGTGCTATTTGTTTGTAAGGAAGTATTATTactttcctttctcatttatgTATCCAGGCTGGGCCAGTCTTGGGGGAATTGGTGCCAGACTCTGCATCTGCTTGTTTACTTTCCCAGGACTCTGTCCTACCTAAGGGGCAGAGACGGGTGAGGCTGCCAAGCCCATGTAACCTGTGATTGACTTCCATTATCTTCCCATCTAGGAAACTGCAACACCATAAGCCAAACCATGGATTTGCCGACTCTCAACTTCTCCCGGCCATGGTTCCTACAGCTTGATAACTTGGGCCTGGGAAGCTTTCCCTCTCTCTACTCCACTGGAGACTCCAAGAAAGAATTTTGGTTTAATCTCCTTTCAGAACTTTGACTCATCTGCTGTAGATACTTGGCCAGATTGTCAGAACATTCTGGGAGTTCTCTGAAATAAGAGAATAATACAATACTTCTAGCTACCACTGAGTTCCTACCATGTATCAGGCACTATAGTTAGTACTTACCATGTTTAGTCCTCATAGCATCCTTTGAAGtaggtatttattatttgtaatttactgaaaagaaaactgaggttcaaaaaagtcttgggacttccctagcggtccagtggttaagactctgtgcttccaatgcagggggtgccggtttgatccctggttgggcaagtaagatcccacatgccacctggcgcgggccaaaaaagaaaaaaaaaagttaggtctTTTGTTCTAAGTCACatagttagtaagtggcagagttggaatttgaacttaattcttttttttttttttttttaattttttaaatttatttttggctgtgttgggtcttcgttgctgcatgtgggctttctctagttgcggcgagcgggggctactcttcattgcagtgcatgggctactcattggggtggcttctcttgttgctgagcacgggctctaggcacacaggcttcagtagttgtggtgcatgggctcagtagttgtggctcgcgggctctagagcacaggctcaatagttgtggcgcacgggcttagctgctccgcggcctgtgggatcttcctggaccagggatcgaacccatgtcccctgcattggcaggcagattcttaaccactgtgccaccagggaagtccctgaacttaATTCTATCTTATTCCAAAACTGTTGTTCTGACCACCATATACCATGAGGCCTCCCATCACTATACAGGAAGAGGGACCACGTGCAATCAAGGAAAACTCAGGAGATTTCCAGTCGTATGATCTACATGCAGATCCCAACCCTGCctgtgtgatctggggcaagTGGTTTTCAACTTCTCCAGCCACAGATACTGTCTCTTCACCACCATGTGACATAGGTGCTAttcttatctctgttttacatttgaggaGACTAGGCCTCAgtgaggtgaaatgacttgcccagggttacaGAAGAGtaatagtaagtggcagagccagaactcaAGTCTGGGTCTAACACCTGGTTCTGTGTTTTGTCCACCATTTCTCACAGCCAGCTCCCAAGACCTAGTGTGTCAGGCAGACTTACAGCTCTCAGGGTGTTGGATGGGAGCCTAGTAGGAGGGGCAGGAGCCTTGCCCTCTTCTACTCTCACTTCCGCCTCCCATGATCTCTCCTTCTTAGAAACCTTACTGAGGCAATATACACATTTGCAATTCAGTGAAAAGGTTTATTCAGTGCTTACAAACTGCTCCAAGTACCCTACGGAAGCCTGGGGATCAGGGTCTCAGCCTTTGTGTGCGTTTGTGCTGTTAATTTGGTGGCGTAGGGTGGTGGGAATAGTGTTGAGAAAGTTCTTTCTGagcttttttctttatcagtatACTCTTGTAAGGTTGGTTGCGAAAGTTAGAGATGGTAAATATTCAAGGTCAGCAGGTGGGGCCTTATTAATTGATGGCGGTTATTTTCCCTGGCAGCAGGGTCTAATAGAAACCAGACTGGGAGTCAGGAGTCTTAAATGCATTACTCTAATATTCTTGGGCATGTGAAGTACTGTCTCTAGTCAGACTAGGTGATCTCTAAGGACTCCTTTCAGCTTTAATATCCTGTgcgttttaaaaatgaaagtaatagggaattctctggcggtccagtggttaggactcaacgctttcactgccacggcccgggttcaatccctggtcggggaactaagatcccgcaatcCGCGTGGCACGgctgaaaaaagagaaagaaagaaagtcataaatgcttgtttaaaaaaaaaatgaaaaaggacagcGGAAGACCTCAGCTTCCCTGTATGCAGTTCATTCCTGAGGTAACACTTGTGACTGTTTGTGTCCTTTCCattgttttctgtgtattttaaatatatacaggtatgttaaatatacatattatattatgatttaatgtactaaatattataatttatatatgtaaatatatataatacatatgatatgcatgtatatgtgtgtgtgtgtgtgtataaacatacacacatatattatgtTACATACCCTGGAACCTAGAATACATACTGCGTTATGACTTGATCCTTTTTCGCTTATTTTGAGCACTTTTTCTTGTTAGTacttaaagatgtaatttgtttttttaattaaaatgttttttaatctattaagTTATCCCCTAATGATTACAGgccatgattttttaaagcaaatatacacatacaatgttgagtttttattttattcatttatttttttttaggaaaaaaagaaaaagaaacatagagaCAGGAAGTCATCTAACTCTGACAGCTCAGACTCTGAGAGTGATACAGGCAAGAGGGCAAGGCACACGTCAAAAGACAGCAAGGcagcaaagaagaagaaaaagaagaagaagcacaAGAAGAAGCACAAGGAGTGAGAGTGGAAAGAGTGGAGGGGGTGGTGGAGAGAAGGAACCAGGAGCCTTGTGCCTTGAAGCGCTGGCTCCTAGAAAGACTCAGTAGTGAGAATATGGCCTTCCACCCCATTGACTTCTCTCCCATGGGAGATGGCTTCCCCTCCTGCCACAGGCAGGTTTGGGAGATATCAAAAGTATCTGCCTGAATGAGTTGTCTTCTTCATTCCAGTCCCTTTGCAAGTGACCCCTGCAGCTGACCCATTCATTCACCCAACATCCTTCATTCAGCAGGAGGTCCTGTTACCCTCTTCCAGCTGCCACTGCCAGAGCCAGACTCCTATACAGGAGTCCAGGCTAGAGCCACAGGTACTGCTGTGGAGGTGAGTCTGGCTGTAGTTGGAGGACGGAGTGATTGGCCCCTCCCTGTTGGCCTGCCTTGGGTGATTGGCGGGTGATCTCTGCTGCACCCAACACGGGCAGAGGGAGACTGGCAGTACTAGGGAGAACATGGTAAGAAGTGGTGCTCACTTTTTCCATTCCCCCTAACATGATTCTACTATGTTAGAAGTGACAGCCAGTGGTCACAGCCAGAAAACCATTGTTTGCAGTGACTGAGCTTTGTGTGTGATGTTCCGCCCGATCACTGAACCAGACAGCTCAAGCCAAGATCATTGCTTTACTTTGTATTTACTACAATGTGAATCAGTTGGTTCCAtttcaggtctctgcttaaatTCCTGGCCCTAAATGGAAGTGTGCTTGGTTTTAAACTTACTGAGAGTCCTTATTGGTATAATCCCTCTTCCTGTAACTTACAGACTTAAAAGTCACTGAGGCTGCATTAGGTGACAGAAAAACATTTAACATGTTACCTTAGACCTTGGAGAGCAGCCCAGCTAAGGTACAGTGCCAGAGGCACTAGCAAGTCACAGCCTTCTTAGATCACTTATAAGCCCTCACTTCTGTAATGATTAGATGACCTCTCCCCCAGGGCTGATTAGAGAACCAGTAAGAATTTGAACCATGAGTAATGGCCTAGCACATAGGCAGACGCTCAGCCGTCATCTTCGCCAGTGGGCATTTTCTCCCACTGCCACTGGCACAAGCCTGGATCCTGTGTCCTAAGCCTGTGTTCTGGAAAGAGAGAGACCACAGCATTCCACAGAGAAGAGCAACTGTCCAGACCCAAAGGCATTCAGTGCAGGATGGACCTGAGGTGACAGTTCAGAAGCCCCGCCACTGAGTGATTATTCCAGGTTGGACTAGCTCATTTGGCCATAGGGAGGGGGCAGTGTAAAGGGAAGTTGTAGGtacagctgttttattttttgtacgTGTAAGGTGATCAGCTATCACTGTCCCTGAGACTGTCCATTTCAGTCTCTCATCCAGTGGTTCTTCCTGAATGGCAGTCATTTCTGCCTACTCTCTGACACACACAGAAACTGAGACTCCCAGAATCATGTCACCAAAAGCAAAAAGGTAACTGGGTGGCCTAGGTGCTGCTTTATTGACCTCAGAGCACCCTTTGGGTGCagttacaaaaacaaacatacacaaatGAGAACAGAACTGGATCCAGGCTGGTGCCACCTGACCCCAGGAGAATTTCCCCAATCAAGGTGGATTTATACAAaatgccagaggaaaaaaatgagtcaatCTGGTGCTGAGTCCAGGAGTAGCCAACTGGCAGAGGAGCAGTTGTTGAGGGAGTGGGCAGGTCATGCCCCTTTCTCATAAGTGCGAGTGCAAACTGCACTGCAGTGGGTGAGTGTCTGGAAGAAAAGACAGAGTCAGGTTAGGGCAGGGGTGTGGACACAGAAGGTATTGGGAATACTCTCCACTCTGATGGGGAGAGCCCTCTACCTTCATgctaaaaattttcatttactgcctacctactatgtgccaggtactttacatgtattttttcctaATGCTTACAccaagtcttcttttttttttttttggccatgtcacacggtttgcgggatcttagttccccaaccagggattgaacccaggccacagcagtgaaagtaccaagtcctaaccactgcaccaccagggagttcccccaAGTCTTTAAGTTAGGCATTGTAATTCCTCCTGTAGAGATTTGGGGAAATGAGTTTTCAGGGAGGAAGTAACTTGGTCAAGATCCCAGAGTGTTTCTCTTTCCCTTGTACCACTCCTCTCCCTTCATCTTTAGTGCCTaagatggtgcctggcacatagtagacaaaCAGGTGAATAAAAATGTCCAGAGGCTCTTGGGAAAGGACTTTACTAGGCCACCAACTCTCCATTCTTTCCCTAACTTAGGGTAGTGCCAGGGCCAGAGGCCTGAACCCCCAACATCCTGCCTGGTATCACAGAGCCAGGCCCATGGTTTCACCATAGCTCAATTGCCCAGTGAGTATTTGGTACTGTGTATCACATTCCCACCAGAGCTAGGTAACTCATTATTAACTCTGCAGGGACCCCTGCCCCGTGTAAGTGCAAGAATGCAGTGAGCAGGTTACACTGACCCAAGAAGGTCTGCAGTGAAGATGCTGAGGCGAAAACCTGAGGCCCTACAGAGTAAGGAGGCAGAGATCACAGGTGGCTGCTGTCTCCACCCCTGGGGGTGTTCAGTCAAGGCTGCATTCTTCAAGTGAAGTCCCCAAGTTTGTCCCTAAACAGACAGATCTGCCAGCTTGTTTGTCATTTCCAACCCAGGCCTTAGGTACTTGTAGTAGACCAGGCATGGAAAGCTCTGAGAGGAGGTGAGCCTGGAATGAAGTAGAAATGACTGTGCTGTCAGTTGGGGCCCCACCCATCACCAGCCTGTCCCTGCCCAAAGGCTTGGGAGATGGGAGCCTCTCCTATGGGCCTGGAATCAGATTTGGCCATGCTTTCTACCTCTCCCTGGGGCAAGGCAATGTGGCAATGCAGAGGATGAAACTAAGGCCATGGAGTGTGCCTACTGTAGTGGTCCCACACCAGTGATGCTTTGTGCTCTACATCCACTGTCTCCTTCAGacctcccagcagccctgcaAGGTTGGTGTTATTAACACCCACTTTACAGTTGGACTTGGAGaaggtgacttgtccaaagtcatgcaCCCTATAAGCTGCGATTTAAACCGAGGCTTGTGCAAGTCCAAAGCCACTACATAGAAAATTCCTACCTAATACCACCCAGGCCTGCCTCCACCCTCCATTGTTCCCACTGATGACCTTGGCTTTTCACAATAGGCTTGGCTGAAGGGGCAGTAGAAACCAATTGGGTGAGGCTCCAGAGTTATCCATCTTACCAGGATGAGTTTCCCAGCAACTACTTCCCGCACAAGTGTTGTCTCTTGTCCGTTCCACTTCTGCGTGTGGACGAGTTTGCCTCCATCCAGCGTCACAATGGACTGTGGAAAGAGGGTAGAGGCCTGAGCTGAGATCTGAGCTAGGAttgaggggcaggaaggggtcTGGTCACTGGGGCCACAAAGGACCCAGCCTCTAACCCAAACTACTGACGGTGCTAGGATCAGAGATCAGGCAGCCCACCTCCAACCTAGCCCCATAGGATGTCTAGTTCACCACTGCTGCTTGGCCGGGGGAGGGGCCTTCAGCTGTTGGGCGAGTAGGGAGAGTAACAGCCTGGCTCTGAGAAGTGCCACCAGCCTTCAGGATGGGCACTTATCCCATACTCTAGGTGATGCCCACAGCCCAGTCCCACTAAGATACCAGCCTAATCCCTGGGAAAGACTGGTGAGGAGGAGTAATCCTGAGACTCTCCGGCCAAGTGGTGATCACACATAATGTCTAAAAGACCCTTGGGGATGGGAGGTATTGGAAAATTGGACCCTGCCCCGTATTCCTACTCCTCTTGGTCCATATCAAGTGACCCCCTTTGGCTGACAAGTGGGCAGCAACTGCCAGGTCCTGGAACTGCGGGCCCTTGGAGTGTTCCACAGCCCTGGTCAAATGTCCACTTAATCTTCTGGGTGCTGCCAGCCTGCATCAGCTGGCTCTCATTTGGCAACTCTCCCAGGTCTCTCTTTAGAAATTTGGGGGCTCTAAGCCAGGCTAGGGTACCCTGACTGACCAGGGTTCAGCAGAAGAGTCTGCAAAGGCTGTGTGTATGTGCTTGGGGCCAGTGGGTCGGTGGGTGTGCACCCTTACCACCACCTTCCTCCTCATTCTCATTCCCCTAGCTTTTTGTCCATTCAGAGCAGGTTATGTTTAGCCTAGGCATCCCAGAGAACTACTGTTGTGTTTAACTGGGATTCTTGTCCTTCAAGAAGGTAGGCTAGTTCAAGGAGGTAAAGGCATGTGGTAGGGCAGGCACCTCTCTCCAAGGTAGGCTGCCATCTTTGGGTACCATCCCATCTCTGCTGCCAGCTTCCTGTATGATCCTGGGCTGGGCTCCAGCTTCCTCCACAGGGAGGAGATTAGACCCTCTCCTATCCTTGGGAGCAGCtgtgaggaagaagaaacagctGAGGAGCTGAATGGAAAGGTCTGGTGGAAAGGTACTGCTATAGGTACACCCTGTTGAAGGCAAAACCCCTTAGTTCTCTCTCTCCCATGCCTGGCTCAGTGGCTGGGAGGCCTGAGGCAAGCTGCCAAGACAGCCACCACCGGGTGACAAGTCCTGAGACTGGGGGCAGATGTACTCTCCCTCCCCAGAAGGAGAGGGGCTAAGGCTTGGTGAGAAGACACTACAAACACACCAAGGACAACGCTCCATCCAGAATATCCAGACAAAAGCTCCATCCAGCTTTTCCTGGCTGTAGGCTGGCAGCATTGGAAATGGTTTCTCAGGGTCACTGGCCAAGCCCTGGAGGTGGAGGCTGGAGAAGAGGAAGCATCTGAGTAGGCCTCAACCTCTCGTCCCCAGCTGTCTCCTTGGCTCCTGAAGGCCAGGATGACCCTTCAGTGGAGGACCTTGACTTCTGGGCATTGTTCCTAAAGCACCCGAGGTCACAGCCATGTCCACATAACTCCCCCCATCtatggaaggggaaagaaagccaGAGCTGTTGCATGCCATGcacaaggtcacccagctggagCTGGCATAGACAGTGAGGTCAGACTATCCTGGCTCTGTGCTGCCCACTCCCAGAGGCAACAGGTAGATGCTTCccaagatgggagggaggagaacAAGATAGGACTAACATGCATTTAGCACTTGGGACATCCCAGCACTGCACAGGCGTTATGGACCTCATTTGCCACTTCAATCCCCCATGATAGCCTACCCCTCAAGGTGCAATAATAGGGCGCCACCCTATTCCCCTTCAGGGCCTTCCATTCCCCATGGACCCTTCCTCGACTCACCTTGACCTTCCTGTCATCTGCTGTTGTCTCATCGAACTCCACTCCTAGCTTGAAGCTGATCTCCGTGTTCTTAAAGGTGCTTTGTGTTTTTATGGTGATTGTGTCCCCTTTCACTTCGATGATTGTGGTAGGCTTGGTCATGTTGGCCACCTGCCTGTTAGCAAAACCCACAcctgagggcagagggaagggtaTGAGTATGAGCTGGAGCGAGAGGCAGGGTACAAGGAGCTCAATGACCAACTCTTAGGCCTGGatgtggggaagggggaaaagaagggagagaactTTCAAAGACTTTGCATGGCTGTTTGTTAATTGTCTTCCCGTTAGCTCTGTGTGGTGAAGAGACATCACTGATCCCATTAGACAGATGAGAAACTTAATGGACAGGCATGTCTCACAgcaagtcagtggcagagctgagattagaATAAGCTACTATTAAGTGCTTTCTGTATGGTAAAAACTACACGTGTCATCTCATTCAGTCCTTCCAGTCTCCCCGAAGGATTGAtgctattatctctattttacagatgcaaaaactGAGAATGAGTTGAAGCCCAGGGTCAAAAATctggaattcaaatccagaaTGTTCAACTGCACAGCTCACTGTACTGCTCATCTATAAAGGCTGGAGCACAAGGCTCCCTTCCAGGGCACCTGAGCAGCTTTCAAGGCACAGGCTGAGGGAGAAAGAAGTAAATGTGGACTTTGCCTTCCAGAGCCTATGGACAAGAATTTTCCACCTTTGAAAGTTTTTACCCTGAGATGCACTGGTGCTCTTGTCCCCCACGTATGGtaacaaagacattttcaaagcCTCTTAACCATGATCTAGGAGGTAGGCAAAAGGGAGTGTTTGTCTATGTGTGCAGATTTAGGAGAGGCCTAAAGTGGTAGGCAGTCAGGACTCCAATCCAGGTCTCCTGGTCTAAGGCTCTGTGGGAACTCCCCTCCTGACCCTAGCATGGCTTCCCTGAGTGCTGCAAGAGAGTGTGGAAGAAAGAGCCCTGCAGGTTGTGGCTTTCCTGAGATCTGTCCTTTTGCCTCCAACCTCCCCCTCTgctcccagcagcctctgctGAGCTGTCCTCCAAGGGCAGAGGCTGCGGTGCGTTGGTGGGTGGAAGGTCTCCAGATGTGCCTGGCTATATGGgttgttttacttaatttttattacagCCCTGAATGGTGGgttttattatccccaatttacaaaTAAGGCTTGGAGAGTGAAGTGACTTTTGCCCAAAGTCAAAAGGTAAGTGGTTGACCTAGATTTGAATTTAGGCTCTCAAACTGTTCACTCTTCCTCCTGGGCCATCCTGCCTCCCAGCATGTACTTCATCTGTGCCCTACGGCCACCAAGTGTGCCTGAGATCACTGGTACTAACTAGGCTGGGTCTCTGTCCTCTGAGAACTCTTGGTTTAAAACAAGAGGGGCACAGGCAGCTGTGCTGCTGCTGGCCCACCCTGCCTGGCTACTGAGGGACTTGGTCTTGCCCCCTGTTATCAGAGTGAGTCAGGTCAATCCCActtcccagcacagagcagggccTTGTCACTGCACAAGGAGCTCTGTTTACTTAGGACCTACCCAGAGGTGTGGAGCGTTTGAGGAAGGAAGGCATTGTGGAGTGGGTGAGAGACTCAGCTAAGAGAAAGTTACAGAATTAGGAGTCTCACGAAGAGATGGGTTCTACTTAGAAACGAAGCTGAAGCTATTTACTGAGAGCTAAGGAAGGTCTTTTCCCCCCCATGGGTATCTCATTTTTTCCATGTGTACAACAAGCAGGCTAGTTGGATTCTCAGCCCCCTAACCCAGGTTGGGGCAAAATAAGGGAGCAAGGGTGGTAAGGATGGCACGACTCACTTCAGGGACCCAGGTCTTCAGTTCTAATGTCTGCTGGGAGACACTTGGGAGAGGAACTAGCTCTGGGCATTCCACCTTCCCCAACAGCTGCCCAGGGTCCCCTACTTCTCCAAGAATTACTACCTTCCTGGAATCATTGGGCATAATGCTCAGCATAGAGTAGAGGCAGTTGAGCACTTTGGCCTTAAAAGCCAACACCTGTGGTCCTTATTTCAGGGGTCAGGAACAGGTGGGAGGTGCCTGGAGTGGACCCCCCACCCCTTCTTTGGGTAATCCAGCCCCCCTTCCCTGGGAGGAAGGCATGGAACCTAGCTCAATCATGAACAACATTCCAGTTTTCCCTATCCTAGCCTGGGAGACTAGGATAATCTCATAGCTGGGGATTCCAGAGAAAGGATATCACCCTCATTGTCTAGCCCATATTAGAAGGGGAAGGGCTGAGGTCAATGCTTAGTTAAGCAGTTCTTACCACTCCCACCCCCGGGGTCCATAATGGGAACTGCTCTGGGTTGCCGATCTAGAAATCTAGGTTTTCATATCAGCTCTGCTGTGGAATTGATTTGACAAGTTTCTACTCTGTCTGGGTCTTGGCTTCTTCATCTGTTGAACCAAGGCACAGGGACCTCCAAAGTCCTCCTCTGCAGGATTCTTTGAATCTTCATTCTCCCCCATCCCAGCACCACAGCCTCCTAGACCAAAGACCCTCCCTGCCTTTACCAGGTCTTGGCTTTGCTCCAGGCCCCTTTGCTGTACCCCTCCACCAGACACCTCCCCAATGAGCAGTTATCCTTGGGTTGCAGCTGGTGATGGGGCCTCTTGCCCTACCCTACCACTAGGCTGGTTGGTGAGAAAGAGGGCACCCTCCAGCGACAATCCTTTACCCTAACTAACCCAACGTAAAGGGGCAGGGGTTGTTGCTAACTGTGCAGGCCCCTGTCTCAGCTCCTCATATCCTGTTCAGGGCTGTTCCCCCTTCCATCTTCTTTCTCCTGGGGATTCCCTACTTTAGGCCATAGGACACTTCCCATCAATCTGCTCCCTTTCACTGTTCAGTCTCCAGTTCCTAAACCACCCATgctcctcttcttttcctccctcccctcccgttTTATCCAAACCCGCCCCCTACCTCCAGATCAGAAGCCTTTCTTCCCCGAAAgcgcctccctgcccccacatcGACCGACACAGCTGCCTCCTTGAGCCTCCTTGCCTGGGAATCCCTCTTGCCAAGTTCAGAACATGAAAGCCCCCTCCccggaattccctggcggtccagtggttaggactctgcgcttccactgcaggcggcaggggttccatccctggtcggggaacaaagatcccgcatgccccgtGCCGTGTGGCGGGCGCGGAACTGGGAGAGACCCCCTCCCAACAGGCCTCGCATGCCGTAGCGCAGGCTGCCACCTTCTCCGCATCCCCGGGTTCCCCAACTTTTACCAGGAGGGATGCAGCAGGCGTGCAGGGTAGTAGCCACAGCTGGAGCGCTGCTCCGACCCGGCACGCGGCCAGCCCATCCCCAGCCCAGCATCCCGAGCGGCCCTCACCGATTGACCTCATGTAGTCATCGAAATTCTTGCTGTCCGCCAACTTCCAGGTGCCCACGAAGGCGTCCACCATGGTGAGGCTGGGCTAGGCTGAGAAAGAGACGACAGAGCACGCGTGCAACGGGACCTGCGACTCCCAGCCCGCGCTGCCGCTTTAAAAGGCCCTTGCATCACGTGACGGAGCATGGCCCACACCCCGCTCCCGAAATAGGAAGCCCCAGGCTGGCGCTAGCTAGCCTGGGGCTGGCCGCCCATCCCCCAACCcgccggggggagggggaaggggcaccCGGTGGCTCCCGGCTCGCCTACGTCAGCGCGGGTCCTGGGGGTCCGAGTCCCTGCCCCGGCCTGGTAGGACCTACTCCCTTCCCTGGCCTCAAGGCGCTCttcggaatctaaaaagaaacgAGTTGAGGGCACGGTGCCCGTGAGCTGGGGCGCACGCCAGGGACATCTTCCCTCCCCTGGTCCCTCCCCGAGCTTGAGGTCAGAACAGAGATGAGAGTCTAGAGGAGAAAGGAAACTTTTGGGCTGATGCCCACGCCGGGAAAGCTCTGGCCGACTCTTCGCGGCGCAAGCATCTcggtcttcattttacaggtgaggggtccagggctcagagagggacTGACAAGGTCGCAGGAAATAAGGAGTGAGTTGGAGTCCATATGGCGAGCCTGGTCTAGCCGGCCCCAGACCCTGCGCTCTGCCGCCACTCCCCACTGCCCGGTGGAGGGGAGAGTCACCGGGGGCAGCGAGTGCCCTCCGCCTGCTCCGGGCAAAAGCGTGACCCTTCCCGTCGCCACGCGCCTGCTCCTTACGTGCTCGCCCCTGCCTGCGGAATGTCTCCCGCGCGAGCCTTTCCGCCCTGCGGTCCAA is part of the Balaenoptera musculus isolate JJ_BM4_2016_0621 chromosome 1, mBalMus1.pri.v3, whole genome shotgun sequence genome and encodes:
- the FABP3 gene encoding fatty acid-binding protein, heart, with amino-acid sequence MVDAFVGTWKLADSKNFDDYMRSIGVGFANRQVANMTKPTTIIEVKGDTITIKTQSTFKNTEISFKLGVEFDETTADDRKVKSIVTLDGGKLVHTQKWNGQETTLVREVVAGKLILTLTHCSAVCTRTYEKGA